One genomic segment of Plasmodium vivax chromosome 9, whole genome shotgun sequence includes these proteins:
- a CDS encoding hypothetical protein, conserved (encoded by transcript PVX_091040A): MQSDIIVSKDLPDYSKGRMNGVMNISAYSGSGAPGCREQTNEGSTSAIYEEGKALNYDRASSATFKDDLESSSDWNSSPAELSTSAVAAAGAAAATAATAATPPSDERKVSNSIDTAHVATISAANKNYDHVQNSNRANGNCEMKDSNDVRASDETITHSVDDVGSLKKTSTLPSLEAIAASEMVPAAVEKNRASCTDIGAISPSDAKERGLAKEEFGGEEAANPGANCPAVNISSVKFPSVNCPTVNINCPSANASADAASDSKSSDAPVRYSESGAGDRKDFSGGYASLRVGSVKGTDDACADVPKLNATIESDIKMSNASVCANLVGGGEGHLSEAAHCKEGTPKDAGLNNCSDKAAGCQGAARKEGGQFESGLAQEGSIGHSGGGHSASAGGSGNASGGGGNSGGSNTGGSSNNGGNNNGGSNTGGGSNTGGSNSGEDGEKNDGDKHRKNGHQDAGSGEGSGSLENPNEGKGGEDSRKNGNGGDRGDDRSDDRSHGQKKDEHSGKAADGANRSSNPSESGKKNKSSNSVEGKSGSGKGHSMSSSKPSSNSVSTPVSSLNADAPEFVPSTKGMPGNLSFNNLMWNHYYQDMSNGAFGGVAANGMINNLAAQGSNSMMSPPNPLLSPLGGMGHGPGDLLNLANSSHMSASNGGISLSIPNNAGVMLPQVSNLSNIDARNNEKGNNLPSGGGGVPASTGGSVNNHAGNKSVSSSKLGSSSNNNANSTGHDNNVATASSNMMHGSGAAAVVGKGGANSSGTDSTFLNQSGMLPGMKNMRANNFMNGSESSGPPPFHTIDPHNAGHHQAFQPNGSMMHPHNFYVNHPYLMNNHPHAHPHHPHHPHPNALPGPPQSLFTPMSYANSLGTANVHHEFPFPQPPPSVYGSFGNSTNLIGSNTTTALSSSKNGTMGMNPYSFMSCGLPAHPPPPQLQHNAPLNLSAPLEAHFISGSTGNAAPPMKIPYNHVAQPNRRNMFNHFNMANMHAGGTTLTDGTFEHGVSSNNSNMSNVIGAAAAAAAGITYGYGNFGATHNVSGSSSDNLLPTGDNAGSNNSGSAGAANAGANSSANNGANNNSGSSSAGGMQLTPALGSNMGMSANGSVMCINGPLHMTNVSATNVTPLSHHHMNQMNNVMAAGAAAGGAAMGTMTAGGMHMGTMQMNHNMMVNTMEGVGAPIGAAAVTKQQKRSSTYGERNANGGGGGGSNNNSSGKAAGSHREGKGGVKGSNSNSNSVMASSAAAGAAAGGGSGGGATGLTSYGKQDSKKGSKYGGSGVGSGAGGNNMNVNFNAHSGNNAGHAMGSGSKNMYASGKGAKQEALYGRDENGNATTTTPGATASPASNGYFGKGSTGNNNNSNALLSTGPGSNNMSGAVHQKESDLSGGLNESLDDISANKHMQYDGSTNEGGKGSFKGKAGAYSSLGNSGNARSKGNNSSSSNNMASAHAAVTGSNNEAIAAGEKRFFNKHEKGKDDYKGGKSYGSNKMGEEKGSYNHIGGGASAGAAASSKKDASKDNIKGGTKNGEVHVKKQCNNDLLGHSNSGNMANQQQPLGSSNKQQGSYTSGGKYQSSAEKRVGHMRNAEGGKGGSEKKLKNEDDKKFKEKDGNMLAGPGGAAKGASAKAGSTPMGGSGSNFAVSNMNDQGLLPNSDSMNGKNLPGVGTPDGVNGPYPNSNYNGSAVSNNKSANYGNAKNAKSYDKKNTEFSSWVKIAKMNPNKKKGDKGSLNGQQEGGSNHAPVGGGVAGSSSITNATLKHHDGGSAEKGSSGHHGMGGAAGVGDPSNNSFNSAKGRGHNNEGAAGYSKGGSSTINGALHMGHENGPPSNAQSSRDGKKRKDEEEQRAERHKGMINKDMTGMNNNSSVVHYGKSSKKGSEDKSDNMMSSNAKNKKLTSYGSGKNSSYHEKESVKERGGKMKYDNGGSAGVKKMEMVNERKGGAVGSGGAGGSAVGGSGGGASGGGNVTNTSGSIYSSHRQREKMKIQNVEIKQINEKVMKRRSEDRKEATEKKGAGAQEHVKRVGGTGSSSKHTEREDQSDAVKKQGRDHPYEGRSKAHCNGDVKNAEYEQELDDHEGAVAAGGARDDGVKKSHLASTWTSGVRGESGRNKDEAYQNDSQNENNAHAGGSSSIHDNNPQVRKGENAHMNKEGSYKYGAGPSEYHGHAPNQSVSGSVNANVSVNAAANAHDNRSVSTYSNSKNSVWDGKISFAEMAKRKPKKETKEPRGGDSKNGKSESSHNDRKNAHHGSNHKGDKPSKRRDQRGKRYGSNSTIRDKPSGTTVHSRGGESNDKKNHISGNNNHGSNSTSRDSARGGASEMRKRNDLKEHAKKGYDGGSAAPNMRDSRRRGGVAADAPLKGYHNRREEKDMMDHVMADQNGTLSEAEGSDDAYHKRRGGEVKSGLRDGLMEEEKGEVDEVSRENATVEEEEAVEVLEAVEVVEADEAVEAIEGDGHVEARPGAAPKPDSLQMEREGPKKMYHGGAERMPNPVAHEDTEDAEIVEGNKIVGSNNNVTDDSGSSSIAKFSPPTDADVSTHRTDEWSEKGAKRHGMKEGSAKLFPDGLSKYEKMKLEDAESDLQAVACEAERHGISIGGAKKAHVVSSAADHFAEMNAQGGQSNRLSALMNGKVLEPSGDAKYVRGGSSSRAVKKKGGLKGASGVSGERGVEGRADGRADGAGTGKGLLEEETKTAITIDTEESVKVAKLSNEDLAAAKSEKSKAGGKKKYGLFSDIKKWAKGKLADGAGAADGAPQEEKKAMGGGSKDNQNDAGVGSAGDMGDVVKKADDVVRKADDVVRKADDVLPTVDVKMGGMSNADAVPASLNDEKETPAGGEKEEISGSNVAPAKVETKSKADGLLDSLEKKADELEVEKANEKAAVQNEKDHEEAEREKERQRMKQMKLERMGKSKIYSKIDLLEIFVGNKWNTGEERFNFMLSYNPDVDCHKMGSAMMGSCNINHMDMNGMHAHNHMGGGHAHEGKNSMYSKRYMNAGGSGGGHGSGGSGGMNNNYMGGNNNHGNNSGKQFGMNSGGGGKNNDDVWRYAQGGKSGMNNNGHFANGGANMNFGDMNHSNSGNIAGSGGKGGMGSGGGSMDAHNAGSGGLGKMGQANLEWRKNDGDKLKGFFDSTRAVESPDAWRHNNNHSGGGSSGGGGKTVAENSWLLKQNQLKADKYTCMMRKLRGILNKLTFEKFDLLYEQIILVGITKLEEIIGLMKLVFEKAVTQHHFVQMYVQLCKKLNVHFQNMKLEDDTTVQFKKILINQCQDSFENNLKPIEYPSNLTNEEERFEFEQMHKNKVRGNMLFVGELVKSGIISIPIVFVCIKQLLEKRESYISAKNDTNEGNLHLEALCMFLNTVGEILDTHEKANQEKVKELYNTLHALINDESITFRVRCLIKDVIDNRNEKWNKKFAHKLEGPTTLSVLHDKILKESIDQSSRSFNSSSNNMGNYHDSKMNSSLSNMRNNLLRNVNFNMNSGNSGGGANVGGGLGGSSNNSGNSNAGFGMMNMRNLGGGMKNMDPNKNMKKLSLNLMKAKNASASKMMGDDMMKGAGGVSAVSGVSGACQDGANAGGSFFDMMSKNHLAFKNSHQAFMNNEGASGGNAAGGAGSSGGGAFFSSLNSRFPAKEKSGSSGSPSEGKFFMRNFNLKKSPVGSGAVGSGPTGGGAIGSAANSAANDAAGKTEEQPNDAPMTATASPSTESVSGSGSPNDGAEKGAPTAGSPSAGANGASDDYAFTEEYLPKVNEILELSTITGSDEWETLTKKIENLNVPPKFNEKLQKHILKLTLKKYACNKNVEKSAEYFDWLISIVLLNKIDLESFKPCWKAFMLQDDENGYECTKEDYPLLPFLAKNFIKAIELHDTNHLLYDAATVDEMKSVI; encoded by the coding sequence ATGCAAAGCGATATAATTGTGAGCAAGGATTTACCAGATTACAGTAAAGGCAGGATGAACGGCGTGATGAATATAAGTGCCTATAGCGGTAGCGGGGCCCCTGGCTGCAGGGAGCAAACGAATGAAGGCAGCACAAGTGCCATCTACGAGGAGGGGAAGGCACTCAATTACGACCGCGCGAGTAGTGCCACGTTCAAAGATGACCTTGAGAGTAGCAGCGACTGGAATAGTTCCCCCGCCGAGTTAAGCACTTCAGCGGTAGCGGCGGCAGGAGCGGCGGCGGCAACGGCGGCAACGGCGGCAACCCCACCCAGTGATGAACGAAAGGTAAGTAACTCCATCGATACAGCGCACGTAGCAACCATTTCCGCAgcgaataaaaattatgaccatGTTCAGAATAGTAACCGCGCAAATGGTAATTGTGAGATGAAGGACTCCAACGACGTCCGAGCGAGTGACGAAACGATTACGCACAGTGTTGACGATGTAGGGAGCCTCAAAAAAACCAGCACACTTCCCAGTTTGGAGGCGATTGCGGCCAGCGAGATGGTGCCAGCTGCGGTAGAAAAGAATCGAGCCAGCTGCACTGACATCGGCGCGATTTCTCCCAGTGATGCGAAGGAACGCGGACTCGCCAAAGAGGAATTCGGGGGCGAGGAGGCGGCGAACCCAGGAGCGAACTGCCCCGCGGTAAATATCAGCAGTGTTAAGTTCCCAAGTGTAAATTGCCCCACGGTGAATATAAATTGCCCCAGTGCGAACGCGTCTGCCGATGCAGCAAGTGACTCCAAGAGCAGCGACGCGCCCGTGCGTTACAGCGAAAGTGGCGCGGGCGACCGGAAGGACTTCAGCGGCGGGTATGCCTCCCTGCGGGTGGGCAGCGTTAAGGGCACCGACGACGCGTGCGCGGATGTGCCAAAGTTGAATGCGACCATCGAAAGtgacataaaaatgagtaaCGCCTCTGTGTGTGCAAACTTGGTAGGGGGCGGCGAGGGACACTTAAGTGAAGCGGCCCATTGCAAGGAGGGCACCCCAAAGGATGCTGGTCTCAATAATTGCAGCGATAAAGCGGCAGGCTGCCAAGGCGCCGCGCGTAAGGAAGGCGGCCAGTTCGAAAGCGGACTCGCGCAGGAGGGCAGTATCGGTCATAGCGGCGGAGGCCACAGCGCGAGTGCGGGAGGGAGCGGCAATGCcagcgggggaggcggcaaCAGTGGGGGAAGTAACACCGGCGGAAGTAGCAACAATGGGGGAAACAATAATGGAGGAAGCAACACCGGCGGAGGTAGCAATACTGGAGGAAGCAACAGCGGAGAGGACGGCGAGAAAAACGACGGGGACAAGCACAGGAAGAACGGGCACCAGGACGCGGGCAGCGGCGAGGGGAGCGGCTCTTTGGAGAACCCCAACGAGGGGAAGGGCGGGGAGGACTCGAGGAAAAACGGAAACGGTGGCGATCGCGGTGACGATCGCAGTGACGACCGCAGCCACGGTCAGAAGAAGGACGAACATAGTGGCAAAGCTGCAGATGGCGCGAACCGAAGTAGCAACCCCAGTGAGAGTGGGAAGAAGAATAAAAGCAGTAACAGCGTTGAAGGGAAGAGTGGCAGCGGCAAAGGCCATTCCATGTCTTCCTCCAAGCCGAGCAGTAACAGTGTGTCCACGCCAGTTAGTTCCCTAAACGCAGATGCACCCGAGTTTGTGCCATCGACGAAAGGAATGCCTGGAAATTTGTCCTTCAATAATTTAATGTGGAACCATTACTACCAAGATATGTCGAACGGAGCATTTGGAGGAGTAGCAGCGAATGGAATGATTAACAACTTGGCTGCACAGGGAAGCAATAGCATGATGAGTCCCCCCAACCCTTTGTTAAGTCCTCTTGGTGGAATGGGCCATGGTCCAGGTGATTTGCTAAACTTAGCGAATTCCAGTCATATGTCCGCATCGAATGGTGGCATCAGTTTAAGCATTCCCAACAATGCAGGTGTAATGTTACCCCAGGTGAGTAATCTAAGTAATATAGATGCCAGGAATaatgaaaaggggaataaCCTCCCCAGTGGTGGTGGCGGCGTACCTGCCTCCACCGGCGGGAGCGTTAACAATCACGCAGGCAACAAATCCGTGAGCAGTTCGAAGCTGGGGAGTAGTAGCAATAATAATGCCAACTCTACTGGCCATGATAACAATGTTGCGACAGCTTCATCCAACATGATGCATGGCTCGGGAGCGGCTGCTGTAGTAGGAAAAGGAGGTGCAAATAGCAGTGGCACTGATTCTACCTTTTTAAATCAAAGCGGGATGCTACCAGGAATGAAGAACATGAGAgctaataattttatgaacgGCTCTGAAAGTTCCGGCCCTCCACCATTTCACACGATAGACCCGCATAACGCAGGTCATCATCAAGCTTTTCAACCAAATGGGTCTATGATGCATCCGCACAATTTTTACGTCAACCATCCGTATTTAATGAATAACCATCCACATGCACATCCACATCATCCTCACCACCCTCATCCGAACGCTTTACCGGGACCTCCACAGTCATTATTCACTCCTATGTCATATGCAAATTCGTTGGGAACTGCGAATGTTCATCATGAGTTTCCTTTCCCACAACCTCCCCCTTCTGTGTATGGTTCCTTTGGCAACAGTACTAACCTGATTGGAAGCAACACGACGACTGCCTTATCTTCTTCGAAGAACGGAACGATGGGGATGAATCCATACAGTTTCATGTCATGTGGATTACCTGCAcatcctccccctccccagTTACAGCATAATGCCCCCTTAAATTTGAGTGCCCCTTTGGAAGCCCACTTCATTTCGGGCAGCACGGGCAACGCAGCGCCGCCCATGAAAATCCCATACAATCATGTGGCCCAGCCGAACAGAAGAAACATGTTTAACCACTTTAATATGGCCAATATGCACGCCGGAGGGACTACCCTCACAGATGGTACCTTTGAACATGGCGTGAGTAGTAACAACAGTAATATGAGCAATGTGATTGGAGCGGCAGCGGCTGCAGCGGCGGGAATTACCTACGGCTATGGGAACTTTGGCGCCACTCATAATGTTAGTGGCAGCAGTAGTGACAACCTACTTCCGACTGGCGATAATGCTGGGAGCAACAACAGCGGTAGTGCTGGCGCGGCGAACGCAGGTGCAAACAGTAGCGCCAATAATGGCGCGAACAACAACAGTGGAAGTAGCAGTGCCGGTGGAATGCAGCTCACCCCAGCGTTGGGAAGCAACATGGGCATGAGCGCAAATGGGAGTGTCATGTGTATAAATGGACCTTTGCATATGACCAATGTAAGTGCGACTAATGTAACCCCGTTGTCTCATCATCATATGAATCAAATGAACAACGTGATGGCGGCAGGAGCAGCTGCCGGTGGAGCTGCCATGGGTACGATGACCGCCGGGGGAATGCACATGGGGACAATGCAAATGAATCACAACATGATGGTGAATACCATGGAGGGGGTGGGCGCCCCGATTGGCGCAGCAGCGGTTACGAAGCAGCAGAAGAGGAGTAGTACGTACGGCGAAAGGAACGCGAACGGTGGGGGTGGAGGTGGAAGCAACAATAACAGCAGCGGTAAGGCAGCAGGGTCCCACCGAGAAGGCAAAGGAGGGGTGAAAGGCAGCAACAGTAATAGTAACAGCGTGATGGCTAGCAGTGCTGCTGCTGGTGCTGCTGCTgggggtggaagcggaggaggggcGACCGGCCTGACTTCCTACGGCAAGCAAGACAGCAAGAAAGGCAGCAAGTACGGCGGAAGTGGTGTCGGAAGCGGAGCAGGAGGAAACAACATGAACGTGAATTTTAATGCCCATTCCGGGAACAACGCGGGTCATGCCATGGGCAGCGgatcaaaaaatatgtacgcCAGTGGAAAGGGAGCAAAGCAGGAGGCGCTCTACGGAAGGGATGAAAATGGAAACGCGACTACAACAACCCCCGGGGCGACTGCATCCCCAGCGAGCAACGGCTATTTCGGCAAAGGATCCAcaggaaataataataatagtaacGCCCTCTTGTCCACCGGTCCCGGTAGCAACAATATGAGCGGCGCTGTGCACCAGAAGGAGTCCGATTTGAGTGGCGGCCTGAATGAAAGCCTAGATGACATTAGCGCTAACAAACATATGCAGTATGATGGCAGCACCAacgaagggggaaagggcTCCTTTAAGGGAAAAGCGGGAGCTTACAGTAGTCTTGGCAACTCCGGTAATGCTAGAAGCAAAGGgaacaacagcagcagctcGAACAATATGGCCTCCGCCCATGCCGCAGTAACTGGTAGCAACAATGAAGCCATCGCAGCAGGTGAAAAGAGATTCTTTAATAAACATGAAAAGGGTAAGGACGATTACAAAGGGGGCAAAAGTTACGGAAGTAACAAAATGGGCGAGGAAAAAGGGAGCTACAATCACATCGGAGGGGGAGCATCAGCAGGAGCCGCAGCAAGCTCGAAGAAGGATGCTTCGAAGGATAACATCAAGGGGGGAacgaaaaatggagaggtgCATGTGAAGAAGCAGTGTAATAACGATCTGCTTGGACACTCGAATAGCGGCAATATGGCCAATCAGCAGCAACCCCTCGGCAGCAGCAACAAGCAGCAGGGAAGTTACACAAGCGGTGGGAAGTACCAGAGCAGTGCGGAGAAGCGAGTGGGCCACATGAGAAAtgctgaagggggaaaaggtggaagtgaaaagaaattaaaaaatgaagatgatAAGAAGTTCAAGGAGAAGGATGGCAATATGCTAGCAGGACCTGGAGGAGCTGCAAAGGGTGCGTCGGCCAAAGCGGGATCCACAcccatggggggaagcggaagtaATTTTGCCGTCTCGAATATGAATGACCAGGGCCTCCTTCCAAATAGCGACAGTATGAATGGAAAGAATCTGCCAGGTGTTGGAACCCCCGATGGAGTGAATGGCCCCTACCCGAATAGCAACTACAACGGAAGTGCTGTAAGTAACAATAAAAGTGCAAACTATGGAAATGCGAAGAATGCAAAAAGCTATGATAAGAAGAACACGGAGTTTTCGTCCTGGGTGAAGATTGCCAAAATGAATCCAAATAAGAAGAAGGGAGATAAGGGCAGTCTGAATGGACAGCAGGAGGGTGGCAGTAATCACGCCCCTGTTGGGGGAGGTGTTGCCGGATCAAGTTCCATTACGAATGCCACTTTGAAACACCACGACGGTGGTAGCGCTGAGAAAGGAAGCAGCGGTCACCATGGAATGGGAGGCGCAGCTGGGGTGGGAGACCCAAGCAACAACTCTTTTAACAGTGCGAAAGGTCGAGGCCACAATAATGAAGGCGCAGCTGGATACTCCAAAGGGGGCAGCTCTACCATCAATGGAGCGTTGCATATGGGGCATGAAAACGGACCCCCAAGCAATGCCCAAAGTAGCAGGGATGGAAAGAAGCGAAAGGATGAGGAAGAACAAAGAGCAGAGAGACACAAAGGAATGATTAACAAAGATATGACCGGAATGAATAACAACAGTAGTGTCGTTCATTATGGAAAGTCCAGCAAGAAAGGAAGCGAAGATAAAAGCGATAACATGATGAGTAGTAATGCGAAGAATAAGAAGCTAACCTCCTACGGAAGCGGAAAGAATAGTAGCTACCACGAGAAGGAGAGCGTTAAGGAGAGGGGaggcaaaatgaaatacgACAATGGAGGAAGCGCAGGAGTGAAGAAGATGGAAATGGTGAATGAGCGAAAGGGAGGTGCGGTAGGAAGCGGCGGTGCGGGAGGAAGCGCTgttgggggaagcggcggaggagcaagcggtggaggaaacGTTACGAACACGTCAGGAAGCATTTATTCCTCCCACCGacagagggaaaaaatgaaaatccaAAATGTAGAAATTAAGCAGATTAATGAGAAGGTTATGAAGCGAAGGAGTGAGGATCGAAAAGAAGCcacagagaaaaaaggagcggGGGCCCAGGAACACGTGAAAAGGGTCGGCGGCACGGGTAGCAGTAGTAAACACACCGAGAGGGAAGACCAATCAGATGCAGTGAAGAAACAAGGCAGGGACCATCCGTAtgagggaagaagcaaagcgCATTGCAACGGGGATGTGAAAAATGCAGAGTACGAACAAGAGCTGGATGACCACGAAGGCGCGGTAGCAGCAGGGGGTGCAAGGGACGACGGCGTTAAGAAGAGCCACCTGGCGAGCACATGGACCAGCGGGGTGAGAGGCGAATCGGGCAGGAATAAAGACGAGGCCTACCAGAATGACAGCCAGAACGAGAACAACGCGCATGCTGGGGGGAGTAGCAGTATTCATGATAATAACCCCCAGGTGAGGAAGGGGGAGAATGCGCACATGAACAAGGAGGGCAGCTATAAGTACGGAGCGGGGCCAAGCGAGTACCACGGCCACGCCCCGAACCAGAGTGTGAGTGGAAGTGTGAATGCAAATGTGAGTGTCAATGCCGCTGCCAATGCGCACGACAACCGCTCCGTGTCGACCTACTCCAACTCGAAGAACTCCGTGTGGGACGGAAAGATCTCCTTCGCGGAAATGGCCAAGAGGAAGCCGAAGAAGGAAACCAAGGAGCCAAGAGGAGGAGATTCCAAGAATGGCAAATCGGAGTCGTCGCACAACGACAGGAAGAACGCGCACCATGGGTCGAACCATAAGGGAGATAAACCGTCGAAGAGGAGAGACCAACGCGGAAAGAGGTATGGCTCGAACAGCACCATTCGGGATAAGCCATCCGGAACGACGGTGCACTCTAGAGGTGGCGAAAGTAACGACAAGAAAAATCACATCAGTGGTAACAACAATCATGGTAGCAACAGCACCAGCAGGGACAGTGCCCGGGGAGGTGCAAGCGAAATGAGAAAGAGAAACGACTTGAAAGAGCACGCGAAGAAAGGATATGATGGCGGAAGTGCAGCACCCAACATGAGGGACTCCAGGCGACGCGGGGGGGTCGCAGCAGATGCGCCGCTAAAAGGTTACCATAACAGGAGGGAAGAGAAAGATATGATGGACCATGTGATGGCTGATCAGAATGGCACTCTGTCGGAGGCAGAAGGGTCGGACGACGCCTATCACAAGCGCAGAGGCGGGGAGGTCAAGAGCGGATTGAGGGACGGCCTtatggaggaggaaaagggcgAGGTAGACGAAGTGAGCAGGGAGAATGCAActgtggaggaggaagaagcggtggaagTTTTAGAAGCGGTAGAAGTGGTGGAAGCGgacgaagcggtggaagcAATCGAAGGTGATGGCCACGTTGAGGCCCGCCCCGGTGCCGCGCCCAAACCGGATAGCCTCCAAATGGAAAGGGAAGgccccaaaaaaatgtaccacgGGGGCGCAGAAAGGATGCCCAATCCTGTTGCGCATGAAGATACGGAAGATGCCGAAATCGTGGAGGGAAATAAAATCGTCGGAAGTAACAACAACGTAACGGATGACAGTGGCAGCAGCAGCATCGCCAAGTTCTCCCCCCCAACGGATGCAGACGTTTCGACGCACCGCACAGATGAATGGAGCGAGAAGGGAGCAAAGAGACACGGAATGAAAGAAGGATCGGCGAAGCTGTTCCCAGATGGATTGTCAAAGTAtgagaaaatgaaattagAAGATGCAGAGAGCGATTTGCAGGCAGTGGCCTGTGAAGCAGAGCGACATGGAATCTCTATTGGAGGGGCGAAGAAGGCCCACGTGGTTAGTAGCGCTGCCGATCATTTTGCAGAAATGAACGCCCAAGGTGGGCAGAGCAACAGGTTGAGTGCCCTCATGAATGGCAAGGTGTTGGAGCCAAGTGGAGACGCGAAATATGTGcgcgggggaagcagcagccgtgcggtgaagaagaagggagGATTGAAGGGTGcaagcggtgttagcggtgaaAGGGGAGTAGAAGGCAGGGCAGACGGCAGGGCGGACGGCGCCGGAACGGGAAAAGGCCTGCTGGAGGAGGAGACGAAGACGGCCATCACCATCGACACGGAGGAATCGGTGAAGGTAGCGAAGTTGTCGAACGAAGATTTGGCGGCAGCAAAGAGTGAAAAGAGCAAAGCgggagggaagaagaagtatGGCCTCTTTAGCGATATTAAGAAGTGGGCCAAGGGGAAACTGGCCGATGGGGCAGGCGCGGCGGATGGCGCCccgcaggaggagaagaaggccaTGGGGGGTGGAAGTAAGGACAACCAGAATGACGCAGGCGTGGGAAGCGCAGGCGATATGGGCGATGTGGTGAAGAAAGCGGACGACGTGGTGAGGAAGGCGGACGACGTGGTGAGGAAGGCGGACGATGTGCTGCCCACTGTCGACGTGAAGATGGGCGGAATGAGCAACGCGGATGCCGTGCCAGCCAGCTTGAACGACGAAAAGGAGACCCCCGCCGGTGGCGAGAAGGAGGAAATTAGTGGAAGCAACGTGGCGCCGGCGAAAGTGGAGACCAAGAGCAAAGCCGATGGGCTGCTGGACtcgctggaaaaaaaagcggacgAATTGGAAGTGGAAAAGGCGAATGAAAAGGCGGCGGTGCAGAATGAGAAGGATCATGAAGAGGcagaaagagaaaaggagAGGCAACGAATGAAGCAGATGAAGCTGGAGAGAATGGGCAAGAGTAAAATATACTCCAAAATTGATTTGCTCGAAATTTTTGTGGGAAATAAGTGGAACACTGGTGAGGAGAGattcaattttatgttatcCTACAACCCAGATGTAGATTGCCATAAGATGGGAAGCGCCATGATGGGTTCTTGCAACATTAATCATATGGACATGAATGGAATGCACGCGCATAACCACATGGGTGGTGGCCATGCGCACGAGGGAAAGAATAGCATGTACAGTAAGAGGTACATGAATGCCGGAGGTTCTGGAGGTGGGCACGGAAGTGGGGGCAGCGGAGGTATGAATAATAACTacatggggggaaataataaCCACGGCAATAACAGTGGCAAGCAATTCGGAATGAACTCCGGTGGTGGAGGCAAGAACAACGATGATGTGTGGAGGTACGCCCAAGGAGGTAAGAGCGGCATGAACAATAATGGCCATTTTGCTAACGGTGGAGCAAATATGAATTTTGGCGATATGAATCACAGTAATAGCGGTAACATTGCAGGCTCTGGAGGTAAAGGCGGCATGGGATCTGGAGGCGGCTCCATGGATGCACATAATGCGGGTAGCGGTGGGTTAGGAAAGATGGGTCAGGCAAATCTagaatggagaaaaaatgatggAGATAAATTGAAAGGATTCTTTGATTCTACACGGGCTGTTGAATCGCCAGATGCATGGAGACATAACAACAATCACAGCGGAGGAGGATCTTCCGGTGGAGGAGGCAAAACGGTGGCTGAAAATAGCTGGCTGTTGAAGCAAAATCAGTTAAAGGCGGATAAGTACACGTGTATGATGAGGAAGCTGAGGGGCATTCTTAACAAACTGACGTTCGAAAAGTTTGACCTCCTATATGAGCAGATAATCCTCGTAGGAATAACCAAATTGGAAGAAATAATTGGTTTGATGAAGCTCGTTTTTGAGAAGGCAGTAACGCAGCACCACTTCGTGCAGATGTACGTCCAGCTGTGTAAGAAACTGAATGTGCACTTCCAAAATATGAAGCTGGAAGATGACACCACTGTGCAGTTTAAGAAGATCCTAATTAACCAGTGCCAAGATTCGTTTGAGAATAATTTGAAGCCAATTGAGTATCCAAGCAACTTGACGAATGAGGAGGAAAGGTTTGAATTTGAGCAGATGCACAAGAATAAGGTCAGGGGAAATATGCTGTTCGTTGGAGAGCTAGTAAAATCGGGAATCATCTCCATCCCCATCGTCTTCGTTTGCATTAAGCAGCTGCTGGAGAAGAGGGAGAGCTACATCTCCGCTAAGAATGACACCAATGAGGGGAATCTACATTTGGAAGCCTTATGCATGTTTTTGAACACCGTGGGGGAAATCCTAGATACCCATGAAAAGGCCAACCaggaaaaggtaaaagaGCTGTATAATACTTTACACGCTTTGATAAACGATGAGAGCATTACCTTCCGTGTCAGGTGCCTCATTAAGGATGTTATTGACaacagaaatgaaaaatggaacaagAAGTTTGCCCACAAGTTGGAGGGACCCACCACCCTCAGTGTGCTGCACGATAAGATACTGAAAGAATCCATCGACCAAAGTAGCAGAAGCTTCAATAGCAGTAGCAATAACATGGGAAACTACCACGACAGCAAGATGAACAGCAGCCTCAGCAACATGAGGAACAACCTCCTTCGCAACGtcaattttaatatgaatagCGGCAACTCCGGCGGGGGAGCTAACGTGGGTGGCGGCCTCGGCGGCAGCAGCAATAACAGTGGCAATAGCAATGCCGGATTTGGCATGATGAACATGAGGAACCTCGGCGGGGGGATGAAAAATATGGACCCGAATAAGAATATGAAGAAGCTCTCCCTAAATTTGATGAAGGCCAAAAATGCCAGCGCGTCCAAAATGATGGGCGACGATATGATGAAGGGCGCAGGCGGGGTAAGCGCGGttagcggggttagcggcgcgTGCCAGGACGGGGCCAACGCCGGTGGCAGCTTCTTCGACATGATGTCAAAGAACCACTTGGCCTTTAAGAACAGCCACCAGGCCTTCATGAACAACGAAGGTGCTAGTGGCGGTAACGCGGCGGGCGGCGCGGGCAGCAGCGGAGGCGGCGCCTTCTTCAGCAGCCTGAATTCGAGGTTCCCggcgaaggagaagagcGGCAGCAGTGGCAGCCCCAGCGAGGGCAAGTTCTTCATGCGAAACTTTAACCTGAAGAAGAGCCCAGTGGGGAGCGGCGCGGTGGGCAGCGGCCCTACTGGTGGGGGCGCGATTGGAAGTGCCGCGAACAGCGCTGCGAATGACGCGGCGGGCAAAACTGAGGAGCAGCCCAACGACGCCCCGATGACCGCCACCGCCTCTCCCTCCACCGAATCGGTGAGTGGA